The DNA segment ATATTGGAGAGTTGGATCGAACGCGTCGTCAGGCGAATGATTTTTTGGGTATCACATCAGAAGTTGCAAGTGAAGCAGGTTTTGGTGATTTGGATGCTAGTGTTCGATATGGTAAAAAGTGGGATTATCCAAGGAAATTTAAAAGCATTGACGCAGGTGGGCGGTTTGGAATTATTTTCCCAACCGGTGTTCGTAGGCATTATAACAATGCAGCCTCGCTTGCATTTGGAAGTGATGGGCACTATGGAGTCTATTTTGAGGGTGACGGAGAGTTTGAGCTTAAGGAAGACATCAAATTCAGTACTTTTGCGCGTCTTACTAAGCGGGTAGGCCGTGAATTGATGCATCGTGTTCCTACGCAGCAGTGGCGAGAAGCAATTAATTACGGAGCAATTGTTGGCAAATTTAAAGTGGATCCTGGCGTTGCTTTGACGTTTGGTGCCAAGGTTGCACTTGAGGATATAAATAGAGGCTTTGGAGCGTCGGTTCGTTATATCTGGACTAAAAAGTGGTGTGATACTTGGACTGACAAACGAAGTGATCAAACTGTTGCATTTGCCAAGAACAGTATGGAATCTTTTTCTCGGTTTACGTCTGAGTATGTAACGATTGGTGCATTTTACGATTTCAGCAAACGAGTAACGGTTGATGATACAGGTCCGCTGATCTCCCTAACATGGGACATTCCCACAACACAGCTTGGGGGTGAGGGCGTTGCTGCCATTAATCGAGTAACAGTTGGTGTAGAATGGGATTTTTAAACAGAGAGAGATAGGTCATGGAACAAGAAAAAATAAGCAAAGAACCCCCTAAGAAAGAGCGTAAATCAATGAAAACCTCTTTTTTCCCAGCGCGAAGATTATTTGGGTTTTTCTCAAATGATTTAGCCATTGATTTGGGTACAGCGAATACCGTTGTATATGTCCCTAAAAAGGGTATTGCATTAAACGAACCATCTGTTGTCGCCGTTCGCGCAGATGCAACGCGACAAGTTCTTGCAGCAGGAAAAGCGGCGAAAGAAATGCTCGGGAAAACACCAGAGACAATTGTTGCATGCCGTCCAATGCGCGATGGCGTCATCTCTAATTTTGAACTGGCAGAAAGCATGCTTAGTTACTTTATTCGCGCTGTACAGGACCATCGACGCTCTCTTGTCCGCCCTCGTATGGTGATAGGTGTTCCTTCAGGTATAACTGAAGTAGAACTCCGTGCTGTTAAAGATTCTGCACGGCAAGCTGGAGCCCGCGAAGTCTTTACCATTCGCGAACCAATGGCAGCTGCAATTGGGGCAGGCCTAGATGTCCAAGAACCTTCAGGCAATTTGGTTATTGATATTGGCGGCGGAACAACAGAAGTTGCTATTATATCTTTAGGTTCAGTTGTGTTCTGGCGTTCTATTCGCGTTGGTGGAGATGAAATGGATCGCTCAATTGTGAACTATGTCAAACGCAAATACAACCTGCTCATCGGTGAGCGCACTGCAGAACAAGTCAAAATCGAAATTGGATCAGTTGGGCTTGAAGGTGAAAAAAAGAGCATGCAAGTCAAGGGACGTGACTTAGTTACAG comes from the Candidatus Babeliales bacterium genome and includes:
- a CDS encoding rod shape-determining protein; amino-acid sequence: MKTSFFPARRLFGFFSNDLAIDLGTANTVVYVPKKGIALNEPSVVAVRADATRQVLAAGKAAKEMLGKTPETIVACRPMRDGVISNFELAESMLSYFIRAVQDHRRSLVRPRMVIGVPSGITEVELRAVKDSARQAGAREVFTIREPMAAAIGAGLDVQEPSGNLVIDIGGGTTEVAIISLGSVVFWRSIRVGGDEMDRSIVNYVKRKYNLLIGERTAEQVKIEIGSVGLEGEKKSMQVKGRDLVTGVPKTITLTSLEVNEALLETVSSIVEAARVALENTPPELSSDLVDRGIVMAGGGSLLKGLDVLLTKETGLPVRIAEDPLLCVVKGAARVLENLDKYREALMK